GAAGTTTTCTAGGTTCGGGaataatggaaataaaataaaacgtgtttgttTAAACTAAATGTTGGATAGAAATGCGGACGATATCTGCATTTAATATTCTTATTTAAGATATCTCGTGTATAGCACACAGACAAAAAAGGTGGCAATACAAAAGTTTGGCTGACCTACTCATGCTATTTGTTGTGTTATcggaaacaaatatatacatgtttaagccTTATACATGTAGTAGGTCTGGTAATCTATAACCAACATTTTAAATTACGCATCAACAAACGCTTGTGCAAATAACCTCGAAGAAGAGTTATTAAGAGGTACacttgtatatgttgtaaatgaAATAGCTGAAATGTGTTTTATAAGTTCTTTATACGTCATCAATTAATAAATTTATCATTTTTGATCAGCAATCGCGGGCACACGTAATAGCTATTGAGTTAGCACGTAATAAACATCGCTTGCGCACGTAATAGCTATCGCTACTCCATGTTATTGCTTTCGCGTGTCCACGTCATGGCTATCGCGTGCGCAAAAAAGAGCGGGACCTCTAGGAGCAACTCGTTACCACGACCACACGCGGGATTACACAAGTGTTGATGTAGGTCAAACCTCATATATAGGCAATACACGTTTTGGGTAAATTATGGACGAACAGCGGTGAAAtgctatacatttttatttacgaTTTCGATTGATTATTATCAATaaacgaacatatattttttaatttatgtcaggtgtgtttattttctttgtttgaatATAGTACATACATTCTTTttaaaactgtgaacaagtcccttgaaCATTGCACAGGTATTTTGCGAATTAAATGACGATCAATTTATTACCGTATGTCTTTAAGACCTGTTAATTATCTTCGATTATCATCATATCGGGAAAACACCGACCATGTTTTATTCACACAAACGTGCTTCACGGTGACAGACCTTTTTCTTTTTTGGCGACCTTGAACACATTGGTAGTTTTATTAAGATCGGGTCATAATCGAAATTCTTTATTTACCTCGTCACTTCCTTTTTCAACAATCAGCCCTATAATGATACTTGACATTCAATGTTTTGCTATGAACAAGCATATCGATTATCATTTAAACATTTGTACTTAGAGAGTTTTGTCTTTTCTATCTCGTTATCTGAATCAACAAGGTGATTATCGTATAAAGTTTGCTGTGACTAATTGAACGAAAGCACGTCAGTAAGTGTCTTCAATTGTAAGTTGTAACATCGGAACTGTAGAATACCATCAAACAGACATCGTTTCATTGTGTTTTCAGAAAGGCGTtcgaacatttattttataataggTACTTCAACAAAAAGTCAAGATACCAATCTCTTATTCACGTTCTCAAATTAGCCTCGAAGATTGTACGCACATGaaaacatgatataaaatattacaatatatgcgTTTACTTTATGAAAGGTTTTAACGACAAAAGTACTCTTTTAAAATCCGTATTATATCCTTAcgtaaagcattaaataaatggcAAACTGTTAACTTTCTATAAAGAAATATCCGAATACATTTAAAAGAAGCTTCTATAATCGTGTATATCGTCATTGGAAAGCTTTACAACGGATACATTGTAATGAAATAACGTTTTATCAACCGTCTAGATATTGGGGAACATTATGCGTACATTTAAAggcattaaaacatatatttcatttgaataatGCATATGCCACTAATGTTATGTTTAATGTTTGACATATTCAGGCTTGCTGATAAATAAGCTTTGAGGAAGTGTTTACTTAatccagagacgtagataacatctacgtctctgcTTAATCTCCGGTTTGCAAACAATACATTAATGAATGCTGAAATACTAAAACGTCACTATTAAAGGGACCGTCCAACAGATTAacgcgtcgttcgacgcgaatcgatattttgggaaactacaaggattgcttagaTAGCTTAAAAATACCTTCGTAgttgacgtgagcgtggatggtcgagtggtaaagtcgggatacattttactccaagactccatgactctaggggtcagtggttcgagccctgtagaggttaacgttttttcttcttttttttttaaattgtattattattttttaatggagatttttagttcaaatgtttaaagttaccaatataaagcatttaaagcagttaatgacaagctttaaaacatgccaaaatctgttggacggcccctttaaatagtCTCCAAACTGAAATTTATTATGCGAGAGTAAGTGATGCGAATATATGAATGAAGTTCTGTTCAAATAAACTGGAATTTCACGTAACAATATTGATTTACAATTTGTGCTATTcccatgtttttcaaataataaatgtattacaaCGTGCACGTATGTGCTACTAACTATGTTGTAAAGAACTAAAGAGCGCGGAAAATAGTTTTTCAAACTAGAagcaattaaaaaaatgcatcatgATATAACACGATGTTGAAGACATCTTTTCGATCATGTCACTTTTTGCTTagatatacattgtattaaaacaattcaATATGTGCTAAGTGGATGGATGTTTTTCAGGCATTGGATCGTGGGATTAACCAGACCGGCAAAATAATACTTAAGTTCTAACTTAGGGCACACAGGCTGTTAACTTTCAGAATGTCTCATCATTCGCTTCAGCTTCCTACACAAAAATATAACCAATTGCATGTATAAAACGCACCATTTTACATGCATTTTAATGTTGCTACATGTATACATCGTTTTAAACTTTCATAGTTTGTTAATTGTAAAGATCCAATTTGCTTTTATAACAGATACGAGTCTTTTTTTGGAACGTAACATTCGTATCCTAAAAAAACGAACGCATCCtctttatttgtaaaatgtgatatttatttgtatacGATATTAGTTCTTATCTCACTACGATGAGTCCTCTTCAATTGAATAATACAACGAGTTCAACAAGACATAATTAATGTTTTGGTTTCTTAAATGTGGTTATCTTTAAAACACAATTGGATTTTAGTCGTAAAAAACGAAAGCAAATACCAACCTTAACTCTTATCGATATCTTCCCTTTTCAagaatgttatatatttttatgaacacCTATacttaaataaattgcaaataccATAACCTTTAGGGGATATTTGTAAATGATAACCCTCGATTTTGCAATTTCACTTGCCGTTAAACTCAAATGATGAAGCATTTGAACTGACTAAGGACAGAGTTTGTATATGTTTGCTTCCCGGTAACAGTCATTGAATACAGTCGAAGCTCAATCAAGTAATAACTTGTGTACAAGTAATACTGTttagttattaatataatattgctTGTACTTGTCGGTTATTATTCATGCGATGCATATACTTTTGGAATTTGCGATATCAGATTTTaagaaaaatcaataatatataatgGTGACATATTACAAAACATATATCAGTGTTGTTTATTGACAATATGTAAATGttcttttacaaaaaaatattacggAGCTTATGGAGTACAGAATGAACAgataattacaactttaatattATGGTTCAAACATTAGCACGAACATTGCCTGTAACGTCTGAAGGCAGGCTTGCATATAGTGAAACGGTTCAGTAAATTATTAATGTAATGGCAATCCTAATTCTAACAGTTTCGAATAGTTTGTGATATTTATTTGACTATGTACTGGACGTATTTTTTTTCGAAACAAGTACAGTTCCGAAAACCGAAAGATTCACTTACCAAATAGAAGCGTTGATGAGTCTTAATGGGCGGGTGAGGCCCAGTTTGAACATGCATATTATGTAGAATCTTAACAGAGGAAACGCCGATATTTTAGGATCAGGAAGTAAAAGAGTTATAACATCACATCGGTAAAACTTGACAGAAGAAAACAGTTAAATAGCAGGGGGTTTATACAACTAAATGGCTTACGAGGATTGTGTTTGCGATATCAGTCTATCCGTTTAAAGAGGACGCTGAACGCTTCTATAGCATAAGGCTATTTGTGTTATTGAAATACACACTTTGTACATTGAGTATATATTTTTAAGGTTATAAATATGGGTAACGCAAGTACGCGACCAAAGGGAAAATACTTAAACGAAATCATTTCAAAATGTACGAACTTGGAAATTGACGATGCCTTTCTAATCTTCAAGGATTTCCAGCGGCAATCGGGAGGGAAAGGCAAGCTTAGTGAAGACGATTTTGTTACAGTCTACATTGAAGCTTTTCATGGAAAGAGCGAAATTTCCGCTCTTGCCAGAAACATCTTTCATGCTTTCGATACAAACCATAATGGCTTCGTGGAGTTCGAGGAATTCGTCGTCGGGCTGAGCGTCACGGAAGCATGTCTTGTGGAAGCGGACCAAGAGATGAGAATAAAGAAGATGAAATGGGCCTTTGACGTTTATGACAAGGACAGGAGTAACACTATAGACCGCCATGAGATGCGTCTTATCGTACGGGTAACAACTTTTTCCTGTGTCTGTTATTTTTGTATATACTTCACAAcggcttaaataatggcatttgtGACACATGTGAAGTTGATACATTATgctcaaattattttaatttattctcaattATGCGCTGCGGCTCATGGATTCCGCAACACAATAAAAAGAATAGATTCAGTTTAAAAAAAGTGCTCAGCTTGTAGTCTATGTGTAATTAATATCGTAAAAATAGATACACGACCGGTCGAACTGCCTTCATAACGACATAAACGATATAATGTGTTCGTTGTTAGTAAAAAATATTACGAGTAAAAAACCAAATCACACCGTTCACAATCGTAGCTAAAATGTTATCGTCTCATGTTAAGCTGAGTGCATAACATACAAGTTTATTCTCTAACGAGTGCGTTATCCATACTTTTgtaaatatgcatgtatatgtgTAAATTTGTATCTGCCATATTGACAAACCGTAAActaattgtattaatatatgcCCAAATAAACATTAAAGAAAGCACACATTTGTAATTCAATTTAAAAACGTAATTAAAAAATACGAATTATTAAATGAAATGCAAATAAAAgtcaaacatagtttgttacatGCTATTACACATATGGTATATACGTAGATATCGAAGCGCTATGTGTTTGCAACATGCATGCGTATTCAAAATAAACTACCATATTATAGCACCTTACACTTGTAGAGagacaaaaataaattttgctgAATCGTAAAAAAAACACCTATCTATCTATACTCTAAAAACTTCCCTTCATAAAATAATCAGCTGTAATTAATTGCAATTAGATATTACAATAGATAGCACGAAATGTACTTTCTACATTAACTAgctaatttcatttaaatgaacaCATACTTATGTGTTTACTTTCTTTcgatttttcttttttatgattgTGTTACTAACACATATCAGGTGTCCACATGGTTCTtggttattttttgtattttgttgtaaaaataaCATTGAATGCTTTAAAATGATAATATCACTGAAGATTAACGGTACtatttaatcatttatataaCGTTCATATCTTAGAACGAAATCTATAAAAACCTATCGTAAGTTACTGCATCATATGAGCTGTGACTCGGCATGTAGGTAAGTGCACAAATATATGCAAACATATACATAGAACCTCACCATGCACAGTATGAAACACGTTTATCTTTAAAGTAAACGCACACCGAGACATCgcttttttacaaattatcatAGATAACGGCACGCTCGCTACACAGGATGATATAAATGTAAAATTCTGCTTCAAATGCATCAGAATGCTTTAacttttttgcattaaaattctATATTGCGAAAACTGTATTTAAATGCACGTGTTTCGTTTCGTGAAAGATGACTTGTTACAAAACGACAAAACATCTGATATGCGGGCCCATAACATGCACATGGCCATACAAATTTCGACAGGTAAAAGTTGCCCTATAACGCTAGATCTAGCAtcgatattttttgttaataaatatgtaGGATCGTCGCATCGACTTCGTTGATATGTTGAACATTAACTGTTGGTATCATTATTGCAAAGTCTTAAAGGATTTAGAACATTCGACACGCATTTATTTAAGAATAAGCGTTcgatttttaataaattattggaTCAGTTAACAACGCTTCGGGGCATTGATGCGGTATTTCCAGTTGTTTAATAACCACGTATCGAAAATTTTTTCCTGTAAACAATCATAATGTGGATATATTCAAACAGACTTtgagaaatatatttttgtattgaattGAGAACTTTATTTACCATGCTTACGGGTAAGAGATTTATTTCAAAAGGATCATGTTTACTGATTGTCAAAATgaataatcccccccccccaaaaaacaaTCAATCATCTTAAAGTGAACTAAAACGTAGCTTTCATGCAGGCTACATAACATTCTGGACCAAGTTGTATTCCAAAAAGAGCTTCATTAAAAAATcggcaattaaaataaataaacatatatttgagtTTTCAACGCTTTCAATATAATTTGGAACAAACGAGTTGTACTGACAGGAAAGGAGGATTCAGGTTCTAATTTATGTAATAGGACGTTAACATTCTAAATGGCACAGATGTATCGCGTAAGATTTGCTCATAAAGGATCCGGACTTGaattcttcaaaaaaaaaatacctttcaACTTTTCCttgatatttgtattattttatattattctaaATTTGACCGTTttgtaagtttattattttaatgacccttttgaaatatttaaaactttgAGAACAACTTCCGTCGTCGTGACTTAGTGGATATATAATCACCGTAACGTAGTGGATATGATCTTCGCCTAGATACCGGAGGTCACGATTTCAGTCCCCTCTCTGGAAGTGTTCATTCAATCTGTACCAAAggacaccatgtactggttctatCCTAGAAATGGACTCGAGACCATTAAAAAACGTCTTAGGCTTTAAATTAAattgagctgaaataaataggttgaacATATGTTCCGATAACGCCAATGAGGTCTTTGGCAACTATAATTATTTTCTATGTCTATCAATATCTGTAGTGCAATTTGGTATAAAAACCGCCTTCCGCTTGACTTTTAAGGCCGTTGCAGACGTGGTTGAATTGTTTCTCGGTGACGAGACACCAGACGAGTTTGCTGATCGCCTCTTCGAAGAAGCAGACGTAAACAAGGACGGCAAGATAACGTTCGAGGAGTTCCAAAAAGCTGCCGAACACAACGACACGCTTGTGAACATGTTACTTCCCGCACCAGTATGAGTAGAGACTACCATTTGATACTTTGACCGTATGGAAGAGAACAAGTCCCCAGGACCATTTAGCAAAATAAATGTGACATAATCTCACAAATTATTATTTGAACCGGCAATAAACGACCGTACACTTCCTCAAGTTTTCACCATTATAAATCTAAAGATCACtttattaacgaaaaaaaaaattgaaattgaaGTTTTTTGTATCGCACGCTAACAATTTTGACCTAAAACAGATTTTCTAGATCAAAAGCCTCGTCAGAGCGACGTACAagtattttattcttatattgtcTTATTATCCTTGACAATCATGCAATCTGAAAATGTTTTGATTTCATTTATGCTGTATGTAAGGGTGACATGTGATGTTCAACGCGTTAGCCGACAATCCTGTAAAACAGGCCTCCGTGTgtttttgcattgaccgttccaattcGATAACGTCAGATGTGTTCATTTTcggtgtttttttgtgtgttataAGTGTTCcatttcaaataaattttcaAATGTGTTCTTTGACTTAGAAGCAGTATAACCCATTTGTACTAAGCAAGTTCATGTAAGTTGAAATTTAGATTTAAGTTCTGATTCAATACATAAATATCTCTGTTGCTACAACAGATTTACAATTGTAATCACTGCCATAAGCAATACGTAAATATCCCTGTTACTACAACAGATTTGCAATCGAAAACACTACCGTATGCAATGCGTAAATATTGCTGTTACTTCAACAGATTTGCAATTGAAAACACTGCCATATTCAAAATACGTAAATATCCCTGTTACTACAACAGATTTGCAATCGAAAACACTACCGTGTACAATGCGTAAATATTTTTGTTACTACAACAGATTTGCAATTGTAATCACTGTCACATGCAATACGTAAATATCCATGTTACTAAAACAGATTTGCAATCGAAAACACTACCGTATGCAATGCGTAAATATTTTTGTTACTACAACAGATTTGCAATTGAAAACACTTATATATGCAATACGTAAATATCTCTGTTACTGTAGCAGATTTGCAATTTAAGACACTTCCATATGCAATACGTAAATATCTCTGTTACTACAACAGACTTGCAATTGTTATCACCGCCATATGCAATACGTAAATATCCCCGTTACTACAACAGATTTGCAATCAAAAACACTACAGTGTGCAATGCGTAGATATCTATGTTACTACAACATATTTGCAATCGAAAACACTACCGTTTGCAATGCGTAAATATTTCTGTTACTACAACAGATTTGCAATCGAAACCAATGCCATATGCAATACGTAAATATCTCTGTTACTACAACAGATTTGCAATTGAAAACACTGCACATGTATTTTGGCTCATTACGTTCACCTGCCAATCAGAACAAGTATTCGCCTTTTTGTCTACGTAACTTCAAGTTTACGTTTGCGTGCAACAACTTAAGTTTCTCTTTCTATCGCATATATTAACATAAAAACGCTGAATGTACTGAAGTTGTTTACTTGCGTATAAACAGAGGCACTGAACTTTGGTGTAAACACAACTTCGGTCTTCAAACCCTAGCTGCTTGGTCAACACCAAATTGCGTTTAAGTAGTATTTGAAACAAAACGCACGTTGGGCGTGTCTAGTAATCCTCATTTTTACAGTACAGTCATGATCATCATATTCGTCGTAATCATTATAATCGTCTCTGTCATAATTCGACattagtatcatcatcatcaatgtcTGTATCATCTTTATGAGTATCATAATCAATAATTTCACCATCATCATACCATAATGCctccatcataatcatcatcgtcatcaacatcatcattgaCAAAAGCAATTTTCTAATCACTAGattatcaatattttaataatcgATCAATATCCCTTCACTTTGATATGAACATATCAGGAATAATCATGGTTTCTGAATTATTGCTTCTGATGACGATGAAAATGATGGCTGTGATTAGGATAAGGATTAAAAAATGATGATGTTGAAAAGATGGATAATTCACCACTGCGACCCGCTTATATTTTACGATCAGTTACACCAAACATCGACCACAGTACACGCGTTAAATACCAAAATCTGGTTGAAAGCAAAGCGCTTCACTAAAGCAATGGGAGATTAGCATCAATGTTGTGTTGACACCAGTGTGGTTAAACAAGACATCATTCTTTTTTGCAAAAGTAGCACACACGTATACAATTTAAACTCTAAAATGGTGAGGGGGTCGTTTcagctattgcttttaaacacaaTCTGTGCAGTGTTTATTCAATACATTCTTTACTTTCATCCATGAATAATTGTTAAATCATGCACTTGCGGTTCAACAGTTAAAATTTGAGTAAACTGTTTACATGTCTTAATACAAACAATCGTTCATATATCTAATCATTTCTATTAAATGAATCGACTCGATGGCGACTAAATGTTTACCTAAGTCACGCGTAACTAAATTTATCTGACCTCAATAGTGTTGCTTAAGTTCGAATTCGTTAACACTATTGTATGTGTACAACGAACATTGACTGTCAACATGTATTAAAATGCAATTGCTTTAATGTATTAATTCAAAACACATGTCTCAGCATAAATATTGAAGAGGTATGGCCTGTGTTTACCTTACGTAAACAGCACATTCACCGACTAAACGTAAATGTCTAAATCATTTAGTGAGAGGACTATCTCAGCATTGTATAATTTCAGTTCTTGTTACTTAAATTAAAGCATGCGcacaaatcaataaaaaaattatattaaaactgtttaaacctattaaaggggccttttcacagattttcgcatgttttgaagtttgtcattaaacgctttatattgataaatgtaaacattaaattttaaaagctccagtgaaaaatcaaaaataaaatttaaaaaaggaaaaaaagtagcccgttgcagggctcgaaccagtgacctccggaatcttgaagtaaaaacgcattagccaactgagctatattgccaagcatacataagataagcattttatacgttatataagcaatcttcgtagtttcacaaatttaaacgacaacaacagaactctccaaattattcaatcgtttcgcgttacaacgctttataatttttaggtttttaaatcgtcaaaagatgcatataatggctatattagaccatggtaaatgttcagtaatactgtttcctcacaaatatcataacttaaccgaacatttgcgaatctgaaacaacttttttcaattttgtcaatttaccaaaccgtgaaaagatccctttaaagcgtaATCAACTTCCTCCTAAAAACGATTCATGCGTTTGAAATATTATATCATATCAAAACGGTTATTCTTATCTCCACGTATAAGGAACTTTTTAACACAAATTTTGTTATGTATAATCGCTTGATGATTCTCTCAAGGTTTGACCACGTTACTTGGACGTTTTGTATCTCACTGTTTTGCAGTCATTCATCCATGCTATAAGGTTTCTGTTGCCGCTGAATGTTTTCATAGATTAACCCATacgaataataaaaattaaagtcTTCCTAACATTTTAATCAAACTCAAAATGTAAAACTTTGATTATCTCTACTCACTTCAAATGGAACTCCTATCTTTGCGCGAATAAGGGTTTCGTGTGAAACTTGTGTATCTCATATAGAAATGTTAAACACATACAAGATTAATTGTAATTAAATCCAATGCTATGGACATTACTGGTTCGCAAGCGTCAATGAAGGAAAGGTACAAATGTAacctatataaaaaaaacttgcttTAAAGTTTATCAAATTAAACTtaattgataaaaacaaaaattgcGTTCTTGGCattgtcacatttattgtttcaatttataaatgttcagtataaagTTTTCATATCTTTATAACTACTACAGATATTCAACTTCAAATACATCGCCGTGGTCTTTTTATCAGATGACtgatacaaaatgtatttatactATCAATGCGGATGTCGATCGCGTTATATTTTTATAACCAGTGTTGCTAATTGaaagatttattttacatttatcatGGGAACCGATTATGTTATTAATGGTAAAACTCAATTTATATTTTCGAATACCAAATTCCTATCTGAACAAAGATCAATCAGGCATATACAAAATAAACTACTGTTAAATAAAAGATTAAAGCAGATACGTATATTTGAACGACtgaaaaaaagtcaaattacTGGCATGTATGCATAAACCAGTGGGCGTTATATTCGTTAATTGAAAGtaatattatgtaaatacatacatattatatgaaccttatcattaatatgtttttaatacatCATTTGTTTATTCTATTCTGCTGCTATCTCTTATAATAggtaataaataaattgataaatcgaAAAATCGATCAGTAGataaatgaattaatacatatatacatgaatacattAAAACATGAATACATTAATACTACATTAAtgcattaaacataaatacatCCATTCATTAATACATCAATGCATTAAAACGTTCATTAATTCATACATTCATACTTTTTAAAatggtaaaaacaaaacaaggaaGTAGtcttatcataccaccgcattgatatatgcctgatataacgttgcctgatatatttttatatcatggtcaacaggaagttcttatatcagtcaatatatcaggctcggcacgaataaaatatcgactcggcaagcctcgccgttatattattcttagcctcgcctgatatacagagaataacaggttactgtctgatctttttgtaatatatcaggcaagggtTATTTTATGAGtgtcgagcctgatatattacaaaacgatgggacagtaatctgtttttctgtttataataccacattttcctaaaaatctgcaaaccaatccattttttttatttaaaatgtacggatccccgttgattttgctgatccggcttttacacgttggcATACATGTAACaacgcaatctccacgcagagttgtcgttccttgctctcacatacaactctgcgaaaggctcagccctccattttgtatataaaatatgtaacataacagtatataaatttaagtacagatagatttaataatagggaaatattttaataatatgtttgagtatttaacgttgctgtatgttgcgggtatttaggaattaacataacagatgtcagtCCGGATGGGACATGtaataaagtttgaaaaaattattatggaagtatggtttcatttctccaatgtagttcaattatcgggaacattcggctcgtacataacaagccccaattcagatatagtatataatgaaatttaaataattgaaatatccaatttcccaatgtacataacaaatgtaagttcggatagagtgtgtatcttatgggtatcggggttcacgtaatcgattataggagtgttaggtttcacactactaatgtgcgggtatttaggaattaacataacagatgtcagtCCGGATGGGACATgtcatgaagtttgaaaaatttattatggaagtatggtttcatttctccaatgtagttcaattatcgggaacattcggccgtacataacaagccccaattcagatatagtatataatgaaatttaaataattgaaatatccaatttcccaatgtacataaTAAATGTTAGTTCGGATAGAGTGTGTATCTTATGGGTATCGGGGTTCACGTAATCGATTATAGGAgtgttaggtttcacactactaatgtggtttgtccatagagagcatctgtttttatgatcaagtatgcaaatgaaatgttcccaaagtgataattgtatattgcactcttctgctgtgacatgtggtaggtgtataagcgatccatccaatcaacaagggttattcgaaggggtgggtttagaaaatcggggtaagagaacagttaaccaaccaagaatgagaaaggaaatatcttaattttatgtttatgtaccttggaataaaatgctgtgctttGTTGTAAGAAGGGATGCTGGAGTCCtggtttgacaatcgagtagagcagtcacgctttcttgacgtggcggccaattggccgccgcgctgtaaaattgtacttcatgaacattagaagcgttgtgttagaatatattcaacggaaataaatctcgatgaaaacagaaatgaactttgtttgttactgtgtgttatccacgaacgatacgtaattacgtgacaaaTAGATAAAACccaac
This sequence is a window from Dreissena polymorpha isolate Duluth1 chromosome 16, UMN_Dpol_1.0, whole genome shotgun sequence. Protein-coding genes within it:
- the LOC127862507 gene encoding hippocalcin-like protein 1 isoform X6; the encoded protein is MGNASTRPKGKYLNEIISKCTNLEIDDAFLIFKDFQRQSGGKGKLSEDDFVTVYIEAFHGKSEISALARNIFHAFDTNHNGFVEFEEFVVGLSVTEACLVEADQEMRIKKMKWAFDVYDKDRSNTIDRHEMRLIAVADVVELFLGDETPDEFADRLFEEADVNKDGKITFEEFQKAAEHNDTLVNMLLPAPV
- the LOC127862507 gene encoding hippocalcin-like protein 1 isoform X3, producing the protein MGNASTRPKGKYLNEIISKCTNLEIDDAFLIFKDFQRQSGGKGKLSEDDFVTVYIEAFHGKSEISALARNIFHAFDTNHNGFVEFEEFVVGLSVTEACLVEADQEMRIKKMKWAFDVYDKDRSNTIDRHEMRLIVRAVADVVELFLGDETPDEFADRLFEEADVNKDGKITFEEFQKAAEHNDTLVNMLLPAPV